ATAATATATATATCTTCGCCCTCGGAAATCGCAGTCAAGGGACATTCCGGTTCGCATATTCCGCAGGCGGTACATTCAAGCGATATCTTCATAGCCATCTGCGAAGTCCTTCCGAGATGTCACATTATCTGACCACTATACTGAGTGAGAAACATTTTATTAAACGATTAATTTATCTGTTTCGGCCCGCAGAACGATCATTCTTTTTTATCCGCAACCATGATTTCCTTGAGCTTATAAATTAAATTTTGCTTTGGGAAATCGACCATTACGACCCGCCTGTCGGGAGTGACATAGTAATATTCATCGGTGCGCAAACTGAAATAAGAATGGCATTTAATCGAATCTTCCATGATCACGAGGGTCGTATCCGGATGACGAGCCATCTTCATTACCACGCGTTTTTTCAAATACGGAATCATGACCTTGAAGACCAGTGTATCGACGGTCATATTTTTCACATGGGAGAATGCCACGTTCCAGTGCGGTATAGTCTGCCGGTCACAGAGAACGCTCTCAGGAGAATAACTGACCCGAAAACGGGCCTCTCCCGTGTCCGAGAATTCCTTGAATAGAAACTCCCCCATGCCATGTACGCCTTCCATTGAACGTTCGTCTCCCTTTTCGACATAGTTGACTTCGTAATACACCGGTCTGCCTTCATCGGAGGTGTACATCTGAGAGGAAACCGAGTAATCACTGGTCAAATTGAGCACGCTGATATCAGTACGGCAGTCAATCAGGTACCTACTTCCGACCGTGCCATGTTTGACCTTGCCGACAAACTCACCGACAGCAGAGCCGATCGTGCGACCGGCAAATGTGACTTCATAGATGAGACGTTCACCAGGTTTCCAGTAATTGGCGAGGTCGTCCTGCTTTTCCGCGTCAGCCCGTACAGCGAGGCTCATAATTACAGCCAGGCAGAAAAAGATGTTGATGAAATTTCGAGATATACTTTGAGTACGCATATAAACCTAATCCAGCTTGAGAGTTCTTTTTCGGTTATACAACTTTATCGACCACCAGTCCCACAGAAAGCAATAATCCATAAAGTAAATGTATCTTGATTGTGGCGGCGTTGGCCGGAAGTAATTCGTTGATTCTATCGTAATTGGCCATGAGCGTTTTTGTAGCGTTGATTGCCAGAGGAAGCGTCAAAAAGACTACCAGCGTGTATATCGGGATCATATTGAAAAGTACAGCGATCAGTGTGGCGAGATAGCTACCATATATCAAAAACAAATATCCGCCGATCGCGTTTTTCTTGCCAAGCCTGACCACCCAGTGACGCTTTTTGACCTCACGATCGGCCTCGTAATCAGGGTACTGATTGATGTAGACCACGGCCGCGATCAGAAATGATATCGGCAATGATACGATCACCGGCATCCAGCTAACCAGGCCGGTCTGGACATAGTAACTGCCCAGAACTGCCAGCGCACCGAAATTTGCGCCAATAAACAGTTCTCCCCAGCCCCGGTAACCTAGTTTTACGGGAGTAGCCGTGTACAGGAACCCGGACAGAAATCCGATCAGCGCCAGAAGCGGGATTGTCCATTCATTGCCATAGGTACTGCGAACCGCAATCCAGATATAAACTCCACATACAGCCGCGAGTCCAAAAGTGACCATTCCTCCGACAAATACCTCGCGCGCGCTCATGATATTATCCTGGATCACACGTGAACCACCCGAAAACGGAGTGGGAGTTTTGTTGATATCGTCATCGGTAGTCTTGTGATCGTAATAATCATTGATCAGGTTGGTGCCCATCTGCGCGAAACTGACCCCCAGCAGGGTTACCAGAAAGAGTATAAAATCAAAGCTCCCGGTTTTCTGCCAGGCCAGAGCGCATCCAAAAATCACCGGAACAGCAGAAGCAGTCAGAAATGGTAATCTGACACCGATCATCCATTTTTTTAAAAAGTTCATTTTTCACTCCGAACATTTTGTTACGCTTCGTTAGATGCTAAAACATTTATCCATAATTGCAAGTTCTTTTTTATCCTGCCAGATCGTCATCATTTTTGCGATAGGGATCTTCCTGCTTCGATTTTCTTCCCCCCCGTCTGCCGGTCAGGTAAACTATCAGGATCGATAGTTCGTACAAGAGGTAAACCGGTACAGTCAGGGCTACCTGAGAAAATATATCCGGGGGAGTTATGACAGCCGACAGCATCAGAATCGAGACAACCGCATAGCGCCTGCCACGCGACAGCATGGTATGAGTCAGGATCCCGATCCGCCCCAGAAAATATGCCACTATCGGCAGTTCGAACACGATCGCGAAAGCCAGCGCCAGACGCACCACGAATGCGAAATACTCGGAAATTGAAATCAAAGGTTCGACGTTTTCCGAACCGAACTGCATCAAAAAATGAAGCGCCAGCGGGACAACATAAAACAGGCAGAAAGCGGCTCCACCATAGAAGAAAACAATCGAAGATATAACGATTGGAAAAACCACCCTTGACTCTGTCTCATATAGCCCCGGCAATACAAACATCCAGAGTTGATACAGAATCACAGGTGCCGCGGCGGCCACACCGACCGCCAGCGAGACCTTGACCTGGGCCATAAAAGCCTCGGTCGGGGCCATGTAGTAAACCTTTGGAAGAGGGCTTGCCAGAAACGAAATCAGTTTGTCAGAAAACACGAAGGCGGCGATGGTAAACAAGATCACCGTGGCCAGCGACTTGATCAAGCGTATACGCAGTTCCTCGAGATGGTCGAGGAAGGGCATGTCTGCAAGAAAGTTTTGACTCACTTTTCGCGCTCATCGATCAGGTTCTTGAGTTCCTCAAAGAATTCGGTCTTATCCTTGAACTTGCGATAGACCGAAGCGAAGCGGACATAAGCCACCTCGTCCAGGTCGCGAAGCCTGCGCATTACCATCTCGCCAATCGTTTCAGAGGTAACTTCGTTAGTTCCCATGCCGAAGAGGTCGCCCTCAATGTTATATACCAGCTCATCTATATCTTTAGCTGAAACCGGCCTCTTATTGGTAGCAAGCTCGATACCATTACGGAGCTTGTCACGGCTGTATGGCTCACGTGTTTTATCGGCCTTGATGACATAAAAGGCCTGGTTTTCGATGTATTCATAAGTAGTGTAACGACGGTTGCAGGACAGGCATTCCCGGCGCCTGCGGATCGCATTGCCTTCATGGACCATACGTGAATCGACGACCTTATCCTCCATGTGACCGCAGAACGGGCATCTCATGGAAGTTCCTCCCCCTCGAATTCGGTGATCTCAACCAACTGGGAAGAGTCCATATATTCGACTTCGATTTCAGCTTCATCGAGGAGAGTACGCGACAACTCATCGGGATAACCTTCCAGGCAGATGATCCTCACGATGCCTGAATTAATGATTATCTTTGAGCACATCACGCAGGGAAATGTGGTACAATAAATTGTAGCGCCTTCGATCGAGACACCGGATACAGCGGCCTGGATAACAGCGTTTTGTTCGGCGTGGATCGCCCGGCAGAGCTCATGCCGTTCGCCGGATTTGATCTTCAGCTGTTCGCGCAGGCATCCAATTTCGAGGCAGTGCGCCAGGTTGCGCGGAGCGCCGTTATAGCCGGTCGAAAGCACGCGCCTGTTTTTAACCAGGACGGCGCCGACTTTTCTTCTAAGGCAGGTCGACCGCAATGATGCCAGCCTGGCAATCGACATAAAGTACTGATCCCATCCGGGACGACAATCCTGATCAGGCATAGTTCACCGCCACCTGCTGTCCGCTTTCCGCGCCCATTTTCCTCCTGAAACTGCCCCGGTTAACTGCCAGCTCGAGATAACCGGAACTGCCGAAATAAGCCATCGCCGTACCATTATCGGAATCCGAAAAAGTTGTCACGATGTGACCGATTTCATGGCTGTTGTAATATACAATCGGAAGCTGGCTGGCCTCGAACTGCATCAAATTCTCCAGGGTGATATTTGTAATCGCGTTGCCGAAACGATCGAAGTAAAGGATCTCGCCCACCAGTGTCTCGCTTTCCGCCCTGACCGAAGGAATGTCGAGTTTTTCGATTCCGGTCTGGGTCGGCCCGAATTGCGTCACCTCCACCCCGAGCGCGGAGTAGGCCGCCACCGGAGCCATCTTGTCACGCCCCTCAAATGTGGCCGAGGGTTCATTAAAAAAATACTGATAGTTTTCGACAGCCACGACATTGCGCACATCCAGGTCATTGACCGTCAACCACAAAAGACCGTTGTCCGGAGCAATAAACACACCTCGTGTAGTCTCGACCGCGACCACCTTTCTATCGGATCCAACCCCGGGATCGACCACGCTCAAAAACGTAGTTTCGGAAGGCATGAATTCAGCAGTGCGCTGGAGCATAAGAGATGCCTGGAGCACATTCTGGGGCTCGATTTGATGAGTTACATCAATGATCTCGATTTCCGAATTTATTGAGAGGATGACTCCCTTGACCTCCGCCACATAGCTGTCGGAAAGGCCGAAATCACTTAAAAAAGCAACTATCGGAGTAGAACTCATAGCTCTGCCTTTTCCAGATCGAGAAGATTCAGACCGGTTTCAGGATCTTTGGTTCTGAGAATCTTGTCCTTAAATGCTGTGATATGGATTTCCACAGTCCCGGATACTTTTCCGCTCCAGAGATGACCGGCAACGGCCCGGAAATGTTCATCCGAAAGAGTGATGTGCACATGAGCGATCGGACTGCCGTCTTTTAGCCAGGCGATATTGCCGGTTAGGTTAGTGACCTCGTACTCGCCCTTGAACTCCTTGTCCTTATACTCTCCCTTAACCGCGTCGAAATATCCCAGCTTGAGCTCTTCGCAAGCGCCGAGACCAACCATAAAACCGCTCTTAATGTCAAATTTACGAATGAATTCCAGAAGGGAAGTCATCACTTCCTCTCCTCTTTCAAGACGCAAAAGATAGCCATTTTCGACCTTTTTGTACAGCATCAGCCCTCCTTTTTACCAGCGCATTCTTCTGATAGTTTCATCCACTTCAGGTAAGAATCGCTACCGCCGGCAATCGGCACCATCAGGATCTCAGGTTCTTCGTAGCTGTTGACTTCCCGGATTTCATCTTCGAGCGCCTGGTAATTCCTGCGAAGCGCCTTAATCATTACCATTACCTCGTACGCTTCTTCTTTGCGATCATTCCAGCAGTAATGCGAAGTTACCCCGGGAAAGATCGAAACGCAGGCGGCCAGCCTTTTTTTGATGAGTACCTCGGCGATTTTATTAGCTTCGATCTGTGAGCCGGCAGAAGTGAATACAAGTATGAACTCGGAGTTATCCATTGCCATTCCCCAATCTGGTCATTTTTTGATTTTCCTTCCCAGCACCTTTTCGACATCTTCAACCTTGCCGCGAATCCTGCCAGTAGCTCCTTTGCGGTCGTCTATGGTGATCCGGGTCATGACGCGGTCGAAATCATCCGCCAGAAGCATATGGCATTTTTTGACCAGGTCCATAACCTCATCCCAGTCACCTTCAACCAGAGTGCCCAGCGCATGGGTCTCATATGGCAGGCCGGATTTATCAATCAGGTCGATTACTTTTGAAACTGTTTCAGCATAAGATTTTTCACCTGCGGGAAAAGTCGAAAATTCGAGTAACATAATTTAGCTCCTCAGTCTTCGAGCCGACCCTGGTAAAGCGGAAACTTCTGGCAGAGATCAGCCACGTCCTGGCGAACCTCGGCATAGACAGTTTCGTTTTTCCGATTATTAATCACCCGGTCGATCAACTCGGCTATTTTAACCATTTCCGGTTCCTTCATTCCGCGCGAAGTCACTGCCGGGGTACCGATCCGAATACCGGAAGTCACAAACGGCTTGGCCGGATCGAACGGTACCGTGTTCTTGTTGACGGTGATATTACACTTATCCAGAGATTTCTCGACTCGTTTACCATTCAATTTTTCGTCATCGATAAACGACAACAGCATCAGGTGATTATCTGTTCCGCCCGACACCAGTTTGCGTCCCAGGTCGATGAATTTCTCAGCCATCGCCTTGGCGTTGTTGACGATTTGCTTTTGATAGCTTTTGAACTCAGGACGGGCGGCCTCCTTGAAGGCCACCGCTTTGGCCGCAATCACGTGCATCAGGGGACCTCCCTGGATACCCGGCATAACCGTGCGATCCAGATCAGCGGCATACTTTTCCCTGCACAGAATCATACCGCCTCGAGGCCCGCGGAGTGTCTTATGGGTTGTGGTGGTCACGAAGTCAGCATGAGGTACCGGAGAGGGATGCAGTCCGGACACAACCAATCCGGCGATATGGGCCATATCGACCATCAGGGTCGCACCGACAGAATCGGCGATCTCACGGAACTTCTTGAAATCGATGACACGCGGATAAGCCGAAGCGCCGGCAACGATCATCTTCGGCTTGTGCTCATCGGCCAGCTTTGCCAGATTGTCGTAATCGATCTGCTCGGTTTCTTTGTCGACCGTATAGCCGATAACATTGTAAAATATTCCCGAGAAGTTGACCGGATGACCGTGGGTCAGATGTCCCCCGCAGGAAAGATCCATACCCAGAATAGTATCGCCCGGTTTCAGCATAGCGAAGTAGACCGCCATGTTTGCCTGCGAACCGGAATGGGGCTGGACATTGGCATGTTCTGCTCCAAACAGCTCTTTGGCACGGTCACGGGCCAGGTCTTCTGCTATGTCGACATATTCACAACCACCATAATAGCGCTTGCCGGGGTAGCCCTCGGCATATTTATTGGTCATCACACCGCCCTGTGCCTCCAATATGGCGGCGGACACGAAATTCTCGGATGCAATCAATTCGATTTTTTCATTCTGGCGTATCGTCTCACTGTAAATCGCCTCGTATATCTCAGGATCGACCTGTTTCAAAAAACTCATCTCGGGCTCCCTTCGCCTGTATCAAAAACGATATTTTACGACTAAAACTCAGCCTAAAATTATAATCACAGCGGAGTTAAAAATCAAGCTGATTAATCTCCACTTTCGTCGCTGTAACTTATACGAAACCGCCCTCAGACAAATATCGGTTCATGGTAACGAATTACCAAAATAAACGCATATAACCTATAAATTAATGCTGATATATTCGATAATATATACAGGGAAGAAAAGGGTGCCTTTTATGCAAAAAGCGATAATCAAAGAATGTCCCGGATGCGGGGCTCAGATGAGTGCCAGGGAAATCATAGAAAAACCTGAGATCAAACTGTTGGGTATGTCATTCGGGCCGGACAACAGCCCGGAAATGGCATACTACTTTTTTCAGCATGAGGTTGAGAACTGCCAGTCCAGTTTTTTGGTACCGGTTATCGACATGATCGATTTTATTGAAGAACCGATCCAAAAAAATATTCTGGCTCTCAGTAACTCCTGTGAGCGCCATTGTGTTAATATAAATGACCTGCGCGAATGCAGGCAAAGTTGCTACTATGCTTCCTTCAGACGATTTCTGATCAGGATGGTCCAGATCAAAAGACGAAATCTCAGCCTGCTCGACAAGGTCAGCACCTGAGACTAACAATTCTTCAATCTGAGGACAGGCTTAGATCAAAGAGACTCTTTGTAAAAACGCCGTTGTTTCCTGACTTCCTGGACAAAAGCACCAGGAAGATTATCGCCAATCAGTTAGGATAATCGTTCGCGAATCGCATAATTAGACCGTTGATGAATTTCTGCTAACTCAGGAGTGTCGATTCTACCCCTGAACCCCTTGACTAATTGTTCATCCTCCTCATCTGTCCAGCGTTTTCCTGAATTCTTATGATAATACTTTCTCCTTGCTCGTTATTCCTCTAACTTAATTACATCCTTCAAGCTTCCTCTGCCTTCGATAACGCCCTGATTATATCCGGATAGTTGAAAATGTCATTTTGTTCAAGCCGTTCGCCTGTTGATGGATCGGCGCCGTCAGCAAGCGCGTGTACGACCTCAAGTGCTTTGGCATAATCCATATACCCAATCCTCCTTTTCTCAGATTCGCAGGCAACATAAAAAAACCACTGACACCCTGCGTCAGCGGTTTTATACTTTTTCGTATTTTTTTCTTCAGCAGTCCGGCTGACCGTTCCCATCGGGATCGCAGGGAAGATTGCCGTTCTTGAACACGTAATTCAGGCAGTAGATGACATCCACGAGGCTTACGGCATCATCACAATTCATGTCCGCGATCTTTACCGGATCGGGCGGTTGACCACCACTGAATATGTATGCAATCAAGTAGGATGCGTCACTGATACTGACCATGTCATCTCCATTGGCATCACCGCAGACATTGTATTTTTTTGTCCATTTCGCCAGAAACGATGCGGTTTTGTCGCCCGCGCGAGAAAACCGTCCTCCGGCGCACAAAAATCCATCGTAAAATGAAAGCGAGTAACATGGTTTATTCAATCCTGAACCGAGAGCTGACCACTCGCCGCCGTCCCAGGCGGCGATATTTCTGGCGTCCTCGCCCCCGGCCGAACTGAACTGACCGCCTACCAGTAACATGCCGTCATAAATGGCCATGGCATAGATTTGGTTGGAAATACCTGCATCCAGTGTACTCCATGATGAGCCATTCCAGGCCGCTATCCGGTTTGCATCTATTCCACCCGCATTGGTAAACCGACCACCCGCAATCAGGTTGTCGTTGTACTCAATCAACACATAGACTGCCTCATTGATTCCGCCCGCCAGCGAATTCCAGGCACTGCCGTCCCAGTAGGTGATATACCTGATCGTGCTGTTGCCTCCGGCCGATGTAAAATCACCACCGGCAAACAGCTTACCACCGTAAACTCGCATAGCATGAACTACGGAATTCATACCGGTGCCGAATCCTGACCAGGATTTACCATCCCAGGCAACGATACAATTCGCATCGATACCGCCGGCAGAGGAAAAGTAACCCCCGATGATCAATCTGTCATCCTGAACGATCAATTCGTAAACGACATCGTCTTCATCATTAAGTTCTGAATCGATACCGCTCCAGGAGTAACCATTCCAGATCGCGATACGATCAGCCTGTAAATCATCGGCAATTGCAAATTCACCTCCTGCCACAAGATAACCCTGGTAGGTCGTCAAGGTGTACACGGCTTCATCGAATCCTGACCCGAGGGGAATCCAGCCGGTATCATCCCAGGCGGCGATATAGTTCGCATCCGTATTACCAGTGGTCACGAACGACCCGGCAATTACCAGCCGGCCGTCATAGATTGTCATTGCGTGTACGAAATTGTTGATCCCGTCGGCAAGACTGGACCATTTTGTGCTGTTCCAGGATGCAACGCAGTCAGCTCCGGTGCTACCTGCTTTTGTAAATTCACCGCCAACGATAAGATTATTGTCGTAGAC
The window above is part of the Candidatus Zixiibacteriota bacterium genome. Proteins encoded here:
- a CDS encoding ferredoxin; its protein translation is MAMKISLECTACGICEPECPLTAISEGEDIYIIDPEVCNECEDQEGDSHCVAVCPVDCIELY
- a CDS encoding divalent cation tolerance protein CutA, producing MAMDNSEFILVFTSAGSQIEANKIAEVLIKKRLAACVSIFPGVTSHYCWNDRKEEAYEVMVMIKALRRNYQALEDEIREVNSYEEPEILMVPIAGGSDSYLKWMKLSEECAGKKEG
- the tatC gene encoding twin-arginine translocase subunit TatC, whose translation is MPFLDHLEELRIRLIKSLATVILFTIAAFVFSDKLISFLASPLPKVYYMAPTEAFMAQVKVSLAVGVAAAAPVILYQLWMFVLPGLYETESRVVFPIVISSIVFFYGGAAFCLFYVVPLALHFLMQFGSENVEPLISISEYFAFVVRLALAFAIVFELPIVAYFLGRIGILTHTMLSRGRRYAVVSILMLSAVITPPDIFSQVALTVPVYLLYELSILIVYLTGRRGGRKSKQEDPYRKNDDDLAG
- the nrdR gene encoding transcriptional repressor NrdR, which translates into the protein MRCPFCGHMEDKVVDSRMVHEGNAIRRRRECLSCNRRYTTYEYIENQAFYVIKADKTREPYSRDKLRNGIELATNKRPVSAKDIDELVYNIEGDLFGMGTNEVTSETIGEMVMRRLRDLDEVAYVRFASVYRKFKDKTEFFEELKNLIDEREK
- a CDS encoding cytidine deaminase, whose amino-acid sequence is MPDQDCRPGWDQYFMSIARLASLRSTCLRRKVGAVLVKNRRVLSTGYNGAPRNLAHCLEIGCLREQLKIKSGERHELCRAIHAEQNAVIQAAVSGVSIEGATIYCTTFPCVMCSKIIINSGIVRIICLEGYPDELSRTLLDEAEIEVEYMDSSQLVEITEFEGEELP
- the menA gene encoding 1,4-dihydroxy-2-naphthoate octaprenyltransferase, yielding MNFLKKWMIGVRLPFLTASAVPVIFGCALAWQKTGSFDFILFLVTLLGVSFAQMGTNLINDYYDHKTTDDDINKTPTPFSGGSRVIQDNIMSAREVFVGGMVTFGLAAVCGVYIWIAVRSTYGNEWTIPLLALIGFLSGFLYTATPVKLGYRGWGELFIGANFGALAVLGSYYVQTGLVSWMPVIVSLPISFLIAAVVYINQYPDYEADREVKKRHWVVRLGKKNAIGGYLFLIYGSYLATLIAVLFNMIPIYTLVVFLTLPLAINATKTLMANYDRINELLPANAATIKIHLLYGLLLSVGLVVDKVV
- a CDS encoding MTH1187 family thiamine-binding protein: MLLEFSTFPAGEKSYAETVSKVIDLIDKSGLPYETHALGTLVEGDWDEVMDLVKKCHMLLADDFDRVMTRITIDDRKGATGRIRGKVEDVEKVLGRKIKK
- a CDS encoding DUF296 domain-containing protein, which codes for MLYKKVENGYLLRLERGEEVMTSLLEFIRKFDIKSGFMVGLGACEELKLGYFDAVKGEYKDKEFKGEYEVTNLTGNIAWLKDGSPIAHVHITLSDEHFRAVAGHLWSGKVSGTVEIHITAFKDKILRTKDPETGLNLLDLEKAEL
- a CDS encoding aminotransferase class I/II-fold pyridoxal phosphate-dependent enzyme yields the protein MSFLKQVDPEIYEAIYSETIRQNEKIELIASENFVSAAILEAQGGVMTNKYAEGYPGKRYYGGCEYVDIAEDLARDRAKELFGAEHANVQPHSGSQANMAVYFAMLKPGDTILGMDLSCGGHLTHGHPVNFSGIFYNVIGYTVDKETEQIDYDNLAKLADEHKPKMIVAGASAYPRVIDFKKFREIADSVGATLMVDMAHIAGLVVSGLHPSPVPHADFVTTTTHKTLRGPRGGMILCREKYAADLDRTVMPGIQGGPLMHVIAAKAVAFKEAARPEFKSYQKQIVNNAKAMAEKFIDLGRKLVSGGTDNHLMLLSFIDDEKLNGKRVEKSLDKCNITVNKNTVPFDPAKPFVTSGIRIGTPAVTSRGMKEPEMVKIAELIDRVINNRKNETVYAEVRQDVADLCQKFPLYQGRLED